A genome region from uncultured Roseibium sp. includes the following:
- a CDS encoding TRAP transporter large permease: MEAAVLFIMVLGLLFLGVPIAISLGLSSVVAIAFFSHDSISSVALQLFTASQNYTLLAIPFFILASAFMSTGGVARRIIRFAIACVGHVRGGLAIAAVFSCMLFAALSGSSPATVVAIGTIAIAGMRQVGYTKEFAAGVIANAGTLGILIPPSIVMVVYAAATDVSVGRMFLAGVIPGLVAGLMLMIAIYVNARMKNMPKQPFAGMGEIVSSAGEAAFGLLLIVIILGGIYAGVFTPTEAAAVAAVYAFLIATFIYRDMGPLKGIPIRKEGESIGAAALRNTWLILVYFLPGCFHGDTKKVLTDAAKTTIMLMFIIVNALLFAHVLTSERIPQAITDWMIGVGFNWFTFLIAVNILLLIGGQFMEPSGLLLIVAPVVFPIGLELGVDPIHLGIIMVVNMEIGMITPPIGLNLFVTSGITGMSLFRVVRAAAPFVAILLVFLVMVTYIPALSTWLPYSLMGPEIVTRH; this comes from the coding sequence ATGGAAGCCGCAGTCCTTTTCATCATGGTCCTGGGACTTTTGTTCCTGGGCGTTCCGATCGCGATCTCGCTGGGCCTGTCCAGTGTTGTCGCCATTGCCTTCTTCTCGCACGACTCGATTTCCTCGGTCGCATTGCAACTGTTCACCGCCTCGCAGAACTACACCCTGCTTGCCATTCCCTTCTTCATTCTGGCTTCGGCCTTCATGTCGACCGGTGGCGTCGCGCGGCGCATCATCCGCTTTGCCATTGCCTGTGTCGGCCACGTGCGCGGCGGGTTGGCGATCGCGGCGGTGTTCTCCTGCATGCTGTTCGCGGCGCTGTCCGGATCGTCGCCGGCGACGGTGGTCGCCATCGGCACCATCGCCATCGCCGGCATGCGTCAGGTCGGCTACACCAAGGAATTCGCCGCCGGCGTGATCGCCAATGCCGGCACCCTCGGCATTCTTATCCCGCCGTCCATCGTCATGGTGGTCTATGCGGCGGCAACCGACGTTTCGGTCGGCCGCATGTTCCTGGCGGGCGTCATCCCGGGACTTGTTGCCGGCCTGATGCTGATGATCGCGATCTACGTCAACGCGCGCATGAAGAACATGCCGAAGCAGCCGTTTGCCGGTATGGGTGAAATCGTGTCGTCGGCCGGCGAGGCCGCCTTCGGGCTGCTTCTGATCGTCATCATCCTGGGCGGCATCTATGCAGGCGTGTTCACGCCTACGGAAGCCGCCGCGGTTGCTGCCGTCTATGCCTTCCTGATCGCCACCTTCATCTATCGCGACATGGGGCCCCTCAAGGGCATTCCGATCCGCAAGGAGGGTGAAAGCATTGGCGCGGCCGCATTGCGAAACACCTGGCTGATCCTGGTCTACTTCCTGCCCGGCTGCTTCCACGGCGACACCAAGAAGGTCCTGACGGACGCGGCGAAGACGACCATCATGCTGATGTTCATCATCGTCAACGCGCTGTTGTTTGCCCATGTGCTGACGTCGGAACGCATTCCGCAGGCCATCACGGACTGGATGATCGGCGTCGGCTTCAACTGGTTCACCTTCCTGATCGCCGTGAACATCCTGCTTCTGATCGGCGGCCAGTTCATGGAACCCTCGGGCCTGCTGCTGATCGTGGCGCCGGTGGTGTTTCCGATCGGCCTCGAACTCGGCGTCGATCCGATCCATCTCGGCATCATCATGGTGGTGAACATGGAAATCGGCATGATCACCCCGCCGATCGGGCTCAACCTGTTCGTGACCTCAGGGATCACCGGCATGAGCCTGTTCCGCGTGGTGCGGGCAGCAGCCCCCTTCGTGGCGATCCTGCTCGTGTTCCTGGTGATGGTGACCTACATCCCGGCGCTCTCCACCTGGCTGCCCTACAGCCTGATGGGCCCGGAAATCGTCACCCGGCACTGA
- a CDS encoding TRAP transporter small permease, whose amino-acid sequence MKRVDDWVTRFEESVLAFLLAAMTLVAFTQVVARYGFNAGWGGALEFTRILFAWLILFGMSYGIKIGAHLGVDAIIRLFPRPIFRAFAIFGALCAVAYALILLYSDWLQIFGAHARGGAIDYWMKMYKVGIGLDDLRYPDFIQETFGTKERVQRWLAYLILPVGLGLLAFRSVQAVWQIITGEREMVIAAHEAEDLVAENKDVLKD is encoded by the coding sequence ATGAAACGCGTTGACGATTGGGTTACGCGCTTTGAAGAAAGCGTGCTTGCATTCTTGCTCGCGGCCATGACACTCGTTGCCTTCACGCAGGTGGTCGCGCGCTACGGTTTCAATGCCGGCTGGGGCGGGGCACTGGAGTTCACGCGGATTCTTTTCGCCTGGCTGATCCTGTTCGGCATGAGCTACGGCATCAAGATAGGTGCGCATCTGGGCGTCGATGCGATCATCCGCCTGTTTCCGCGCCCGATTTTCCGCGCCTTTGCGATCTTCGGCGCCCTGTGCGCCGTCGCTTACGCGCTCATCCTTCTTTATTCCGACTGGCTGCAGATCTTCGGTGCTCACGCCCGCGGCGGCGCGATCGACTACTGGATGAAGATGTACAAGGTCGGCATCGGGCTCGACGACCTGCGCTATCCGGATTTCATTCAGGAGACCTTCGGTACGAAGGAGCGCGTCCAGCGCTGGCTTGCCTATCTGATCCTGCCGGTCGGGCTTGGCCTGCTGGCATTCCGTTCGGTACAGGCGGTGTGGCAGATCATCACCGGCGAACGGGAAATGGTGATCGCGGCCCACGAGGCGGAAGACCTCGTCGCCGAAAACAAAGACGTGCTGAAGGACTAA
- a CDS encoding citrate synthase/methylcitrate synthase produces the protein MTQPLKPADLVPSTGLEGIVVADTVLSDVDGQNGELVLRGKRIEDLAGRMPFEDAVQHLWGDLVPTSGTDLRKAFAQARRMAMAALPAMEKAPTGIGAYDRMRLGICALPKETGLTDAELISGTFPVLLAAAARLEAGYVPIGPDAGLSSAEDLLRMLTGTPPAAYAVNALDRYLVTILDHGLNASTFTARVIASTRAGMRDAVIGAMGALKGPLHGGAPGPVLDMLDAVGTPENAESWVTAEIERGERLMGFGHRVYRTRDPRADVLKAGLAELPRGNPRLELAEAVEKAALSALAHAKPDRTLDTNVEFYTAVLLDAVGIDRSLFTPLFATGRMPGWCAHVVEQQETGKLIRPASRYVGPAVSG, from the coding sequence ATGACCCAACCCCTCAAACCTGCCGATCTCGTGCCCAGTACCGGGCTGGAAGGCATCGTCGTCGCCGACACGGTGCTCAGCGACGTCGACGGCCAGAACGGAGAACTCGTTCTGCGCGGCAAGCGGATCGAGGATCTTGCCGGCCGCATGCCATTCGAGGACGCCGTCCAACATCTATGGGGCGATCTGGTGCCCACCTCAGGAACGGATCTGAGAAAAGCCTTCGCCCAGGCCCGGCGCATGGCCATGGCCGCCCTGCCGGCCATGGAAAAAGCCCCGACCGGCATCGGCGCCTATGACCGCATGCGGCTCGGCATCTGCGCCCTGCCGAAGGAGACCGGCCTGACGGACGCGGAATTGATCTCCGGCACCTTTCCCGTTCTTCTGGCGGCCGCAGCGCGCCTGGAGGCAGGCTATGTGCCAATCGGTCCCGATGCCGGGCTGTCTTCGGCAGAGGACCTCTTGCGCATGCTGACCGGCACGCCACCGGCTGCTTACGCGGTCAACGCCCTGGACCGGTATCTGGTGACGATCCTCGACCACGGTCTCAACGCCTCGACCTTCACCGCACGGGTGATTGCCTCCACGCGAGCCGGCATGCGCGACGCAGTGATCGGCGCCATGGGCGCCCTGAAAGGCCCGCTTCACGGCGGCGCTCCAGGTCCGGTGCTCGACATGCTCGACGCGGTCGGAACGCCGGAAAACGCGGAAAGCTGGGTCACGGCGGAAATTGAGCGTGGCGAACGGCTGATGGGCTTCGGCCATCGGGTCTACCGCACCCGGGATCCGCGCGCCGATGTCTTGAAGGCCGGCCTTGCCGAGCTGCCCAGGGGGAACCCGCGGCTGGAGCTTGCCGAAGCGGTCGAGAAAGCGGCGCTTTCCGCCCTTGCCCACGCCAAGCCGGATCGGACACTCGACACCAACGTGGAGTTCTATACCGCCGTCCTGCTCGACGCGGTCGGCATCGACCGCAGCCTGTTCACCCCGCTCTTTGCCACCGGCCGCATGCCCGGCTGGTGCGCCCATGTGGTGGAACAGCAGGAAACCGGCAAATTGATCCGGCCCGCGTCACGCTATGTCGGGCCTGCCGTTTCCGGCTGA